A part of Bufo bufo chromosome 7, aBufBuf1.1, whole genome shotgun sequence genomic DNA contains:
- the LOC121008095 gene encoding arylamine N-acetyltransferase, pineal gland isozyme NAT-10-like, protein MDVKAYLQRVNLTDTAPPSLSALCELHRHHVHSVPVEGLSIHSGEKIILDIPWIYNKIVVRRRGGFCYENNGLFLWVLQQLGYKTQVLSSRARSPIFGTFGPPFDHMILMVEVQGRRWLCDVGYGEGIVEPFPLEDGWEEEQDSGVYRLRVEGDEWYMEKKDGGWRSLFKFTLEERTLEDFRDMCEYHQTSQRALFVRKSLCTLLLPRARLTYMGHRLISTEYTKGGGSVKTTQELNEEEIPAVLRDKFGIVLSRKLIPKDD, encoded by the coding sequence ATGGACGTGAAGGCCTACCTCCAGAGGGTGAATTTGACAGATACTGCACCTCCTTCCCTCTCTGCATTATGTGAATTACACCGTCACCATGTACACTCTGTGCCTGTGGAAGGTCTCAGCATACATAGCGGGGAAAAAATTATCTTGGATATTCCATGGATATATAATAAAATAGTTGTTAGGAGACGAGGTGGTTTCTGTTATGAGAACAATGGTCTTTTTTTATGGGTTCTGCAACAACTGGGCTACAAAACACAGGTGCTGTCATCCAGAGCGAGGAGCCCAATATTTGGCACTTTTGGTCCACCCTTTGACCATATGATATTGATGGTAGAAGTACAAGGAAGGAGATGGCTTTGTGATGTTGGTTATGGTGAAGGTATTGTTGAGCCATTTCCACTGGAGGATGGATGGGAAGAGGAGCAGGACAGCGGTGTGTATCGGTTACGGGTAGAAGGAGATGAGTGGTATatggagaagaaggatggtggctggAGAAGTCTCTTCAAGTTTACCCTCGAGGAGAGGACATTAGAGGATTTTCGGGATATGTGTGAATATCACCAGACGTCACAAAGGGCTTTATTTGTCCGAAAATCCCTGTGCACCCTACTGCTTCCTCGTGCAAGACTGACGTACATGGGGCATCGGCTGATTAGCACGGAATACACCAAGGGAGGGGGAAGTGTGAAGACCACCCAAGAACTCAATGAAGAGGAGATTCCAGCTGTACTCAGAGATAAATTTGGGATTGTCCTTAGTAGGAAACTTATACCAAAAGATGACTAA